From Penaeus monodon isolate SGIC_2016 chromosome 6, NSTDA_Pmon_1, whole genome shotgun sequence, the proteins below share one genomic window:
- the LOC119574199 gene encoding LOW QUALITY PROTEIN: uncharacterized protein LOC119574199 (The sequence of the model RefSeq protein was modified relative to this genomic sequence to represent the inferred CDS: deleted 1 base in 1 codon) has product MAPVQNEHACEVKAPSSEVKCCHCGGSKSSWDMFLPITQRGSFFQDSFFSNIQQHFHDAVREVLDQWSGSDLRLTDRVDDTNVRHGDALGRYRRLRSIDLKEENQAVTVTSDDTSHKVVLDVHEFLGGDVRVKAVGERELEVEGRVDRKEEGSPCVTSHNFRRRFFLPRRTDMTAITSAMSSDGVLTITVPKLENEDHQKTTIIPIKVEETQRNSQTNASMTSEPQATHKQESKCKHCSREVACNKESVSNKAVSAFSDSEKRSSAIDSFVGHNFFPIVRRGLFFDDSFFQESWKDFQRAVKEVLNKWGEQSSIGDDLTRYRSLRSRDLREENQAVTSSEDERQHKFVLDVKDFSDGGEISVKAVNDRELVVEGRKEKQGDGSRCSQRFLRRFVVPGDLQLDAVNSVVSSDGVLTISAPKKQARLQIREVPVPIQNEGQKTGASGTATNNADIKSNDASAATIPKSQNESHISSGVSTPSKASSQTNSTRGSHELSSSNQKGDSQQNTTVIPVRVQETGRLSEKPTSFCSKTSTGVGDEDASSRSTSFAARGKGGDADEGDQQDEDLYKLKGNGANFPIKINGSVINSNSV; this is encoded by the exons ATGGCTCCCGTTCAGAACGAGCACGCGTGCGAAGTGAAGGCACCTTCGTCTGAGGTCAAATGCTGCCACTGCGGAGGGTCGAAGAGCTCGTGGGATATGTTCCTTCCCATCACTCAAAGAGGAAGCTTCTTCCAGGACTCCTTCTTCTCCAACATTCAGCAGCACTTCCACGACGCCGTCAGGGAGGTCCTGGACCAGTGGAGCGGCTCTGACCTCAGGCTCACAGACCGCGTGGATGACACCAACGTCCGCCATGGCGATGCTCTTGGCCGCTACAGAAGGCTTCGATCCATCGACCTGAAGGAGGAGAACCAGGCTGTCACTGTCACGTCGGATGACACAAGTCACAAA GTGGTGCTGGACGTGCATGAGTTCCTGGGAGGAGACGTGAGGGTGAAGGCTGTTGGCGAGAGGGAGCTGGAGGTGGAGGGGCGTGTggacaggaaggaggaaggaagtccTTGCGTGACTTCGCACAACTTCAGACGCCGATTCTTCTTGCCGCGTCGCACCGACATGACGGCCATCACCTCTGCCATGTCATCAGACGGCGTCCTCACCATCACAGTGCCCAAACTG GAAAACGAAGATCATCAGAagaccaccatcatccccatcaaggTCGAAGAGACACAGAGGAATTCACAGACAAATGCTTCCATGACATCAGAACCTCAAGCCACACACAAACAGGAATCCAAATGCAAGCATTGCAGTCGGGAAGTCGCCTGCAACAAGGAAAGTGTTTCGAATAAGGCAGTTAGCGCGTTCTCCGACTCTGAGAAAAGATCCTCGGCAATAGATTCCTTCGTCGGACACAACTTCTTCCCGATCGTGCGCAGAGGACTCTTCTTCGACGATTCCTTCTTCCAGGAAAGCTGGAAGGATTTCCAGAGGGCAGTGAAGGAAGTGCTGAACAAGTGGGGGGAACAGTCCTCCATTGGCGACGATCTAACGCGCTACAGAAGTCTTCGAAGTCGTGACTTGAGAGAAGAAAATCAGGCTGTCACTTCCTCGGAGGATGAACGTCAACACAAG ttcGTTCTTGACGTGAAAGACTTTAGTGACGGTGGAGAGATCAGCGTGAAGGCAGTGAACGATAGAGAGTTGGTGGTCGAAGGCCGCAAGGAGAAGCAAGGAGACGGCTCGAGGTGTTCTCAGCGGTTTCTTCGGCGCTTCGTCGTTCCTGGAGACCTCCAACTGGATGCCGTCAACTCAGTCGTGTCTTCTGACGGAGTGCTCACTATCTCGGCTCCTAAGAAG CAGGCGAGGCTTCAAATCCGGGAAGTACCTGTTCCCATTCAAAATGAA GGGCAGAAAACTGGTGCTTCTGGCACTGCCACGAACAATGCAGATATCAAATCCAACGATGCTTCAGCTGCCACTATTCCTAAATCTCAAAATGAATCTCACATCTCCAGTGGAGTCTCTACTCCGTCCAAAGCATCTTCGCAAACCAACTCGACTCGCGGCTCTCATGAACTTTCATCCTCAAACCAG AAGGGAGATTCTCAACAGAACACCACCGTAATTCCCGTTAGAGTCCAGGAAACAGGAAGGCTCTCAGAGAAGCCGACCTCCTTCTGTTCCAAGACCTCGACAGGTGTCGGCGACGAAGACGCCTCCTCCAGATCGACCTCCTTCGCcgcgagaggaaagggaggcgacGCTGACGAGGGCGACCAACAAGATGAGGACCTGTATAAGCTGAAGGGAAATGGAGCCAATTTTCCCATAAAGATTAATGGATCTGTGATAAATAGTAATTCAGTGTAA